A genomic region of Caulobacter sp. NIBR2454 contains the following coding sequences:
- a CDS encoding LysR substrate-binding domain-containing protein, translating to MEIDINQPQGAGSSFDDERAGGLKAPARSKSLPLRALPSLTALQAFERTAAQLSFRRAARDLALSPSAISHQIRNLEDHFGVRLFARDGRTVRLTREGAHYLDSVKRGLSLLEEASRGLMHEGRGARRELRISALPIFMSTVLIPRLADFERRHPTLALRIQGTHDYADFEHGEVDLAIRLGREQASGLRLEPILEVRNLPVCAPSMGLTGLLSPLEISRHVLIQVTHQPQAWRDWFAAAGSPELRGADEIWFDSVSAALDAAEHGIGIALAPCPLIQARRGFGQTLTPVGEPSANADMLHLVLRSRHADSKWAVAFRKWLMESIAQTTQSSAPAAAQYS from the coding sequence ATGGAAATCGACATCAACCAGCCTCAAGGGGCCGGCTCATCATTCGACGATGAGCGCGCGGGGGGGCTGAAAGCGCCGGCGCGATCGAAGTCGTTGCCTCTGCGCGCCCTGCCCTCCCTAACGGCGTTGCAGGCGTTTGAGCGGACCGCGGCTCAGCTCAGCTTTCGCCGGGCGGCGCGTGATCTTGCGCTGTCCCCCTCCGCGATCAGCCACCAGATCCGCAATCTCGAGGATCATTTCGGTGTGCGGCTGTTCGCCCGCGACGGCCGGACCGTTCGCCTGACTCGCGAAGGCGCCCACTATCTGGACTCGGTGAAGCGCGGCCTTTCCTTGCTGGAGGAAGCCAGTCGCGGCCTGATGCACGAAGGACGCGGGGCGCGGCGAGAGCTACGGATCAGCGCCTTGCCGATCTTCATGTCGACCGTGCTGATCCCACGCCTCGCGGATTTCGAGCGGCGTCATCCCACCCTCGCCCTGCGCATCCAAGGGACCCACGACTATGCCGATTTCGAGCACGGCGAGGTGGACCTGGCGATCCGCCTGGGCCGGGAGCAGGCGTCCGGGCTGCGGCTGGAGCCGATTCTGGAGGTACGCAACCTGCCCGTCTGCGCGCCGAGCATGGGGCTGACGGGCCTGCTGTCACCCCTCGAAATCTCACGCCATGTGCTGATCCAGGTCACCCACCAACCGCAGGCCTGGCGGGACTGGTTCGCGGCGGCTGGCAGCCCGGAACTGCGCGGGGCCGATGAAATCTGGTTCGACAGCGTGTCCGCCGCCCTCGACGCCGCCGAGCATGGGATCGGGATCGCCTTGGCGCCCTGCCCGCTGATCCAGGCGCGGCGTGGCTTTGGTCAGACATTGACCCCCGTGGGTGAGCCCTCCGCCAATGCGGACATGCTGCATCTGGTCCTGCGCTCGCGGCATGCGGACAGCAAGTGGGCGGTCGCGTTCCGCAAATGGCTGATGGAGTCGATCGCGCAGACGACCCAATCTTCTGCTCCGGCGGCGGCTCAGTATTCCTGA
- the virB11 gene encoding P-type DNA transfer ATPase VirB11 has translation MSGVYLSSFLSLLHPWLSRSDITDLLINRPGEVWFEVRGGGMTREAAPAVTEQVLGRLARQIAGATNQGVSREQPLVSASLPDGSRVQVIAPPATREGLVLAIRKHAISDLALGDLAAAGAFARRKAGSVEADRVLVAMLRKNDVEAFLREAVRLRKTIVLSGGTSSGKTTLLNALVKEMPSTERLIAIEDAPEIQLHHENSVGLVSVRGEMGEARVDAEALLQASLRMRPDRILLGELRGGEAFTFLRAVNTGHPGSITTVHAATPSGAIDQIAMMAQLGGLTVEWDVVQTYARQVIDIIVQMQRLDGRRSVGGILFAGQEY, from the coding sequence ATGAGCGGCGTTTATCTCAGCAGCTTCCTGTCGCTGCTGCACCCGTGGCTCAGTCGGTCAGACATCACCGACCTGCTGATCAACCGACCGGGCGAGGTGTGGTTCGAGGTCCGGGGCGGCGGCATGACGCGCGAGGCGGCGCCGGCGGTGACCGAACAGGTGCTTGGCCGCCTGGCGCGGCAGATCGCCGGGGCCACGAACCAGGGGGTGAGTCGCGAACAGCCGCTGGTGTCCGCCAGCCTGCCGGACGGCTCGCGCGTGCAGGTGATCGCACCGCCGGCCACGCGCGAGGGGCTCGTACTGGCTATCCGGAAGCACGCGATCTCCGACCTCGCGCTAGGCGACCTAGCCGCCGCTGGCGCCTTCGCGCGGCGCAAGGCGGGAAGCGTGGAGGCTGACCGTGTCCTGGTTGCGATGTTGAGGAAAAACGACGTCGAGGCGTTTCTTCGGGAGGCGGTGCGCCTTCGCAAGACTATCGTCCTGTCCGGCGGCACCTCGTCCGGCAAGACGACTCTGCTGAACGCTCTGGTAAAGGAGATGCCATCCACCGAGCGGCTGATCGCCATCGAGGATGCGCCGGAAATCCAGCTGCATCACGAGAACTCCGTCGGTCTGGTGTCCGTCCGCGGCGAGATGGGCGAGGCCCGGGTCGATGCTGAGGCGCTGCTGCAAGCGTCTCTGCGTATGCGGCCTGATCGCATTCTGTTGGGCGAGCTTCGAGGGGGAGAGGCCTTCACCTTCCTCCGGGCGGTCAACACCGGCCATCCCGGCTCGATCACCACCGTACATGCCGCCACGCCCAGCGGCGCCATCGACCAGATCGCCATGATGGCGCAACTCGGTGGTCTGACGGTGGAATGGGACGTGGTCCAGACCTACGCGCGGCAGGTCATCGATATCATCGTGCAGATGCAGCGCTTGGACGGCCGGCGGTCGGTGGGCGGCATCCTGTTCGCCGGTCAGGAATACTGA